TTATTAGCAATTAAATTTCTAATATTTTCATTAAAAAACATTGCTAAAGAAATTAAGGACTGTATAAACCCAGTGAAAATAATGATGTTTAAAAAGGTATATTTATTCCTCAATTTCACATAATAACTATCAATAACACCAGCCATACCTATAAATAATATACTTATTTCAACAAAATAATAAGTCAGCCCTCGATCACCATGAGGAGGTGCTTGAAATAATATTTGTAAAATAGCAACCAAAATAAATAATCCTAGACAAATTATAATTTTGATATGCTCAATATTATATCCTTTACAATTATCAATTATATACTTCAAGAAAAAAAATCCTAATATTACCAATGGAATGTTGATTACCTTTCCAAAAACTATAGGACGTATATCATATAAAAATACAAAAACTAATAAAAAAGGTATTACATATTTATTAAAAAACATGCTATATCTCCTTGTTAAATATACTTTCTATTTGCTCAAAAGAATTTTTACTATCAAACTTCCATAAATCATTTGTGCAGTTATATAAAAATTTCTCTTTATTTTTAAAATCCCTAAAAATATAATCCATAGCATTTACTAGTTCTTCTTTGTTTTGTTTTTCAAATAGAATTCCATTTTCCATATGGTTTACTATTTCATTTACTCCCCCAACATTACTAGCTATTACAGGTACATTTAATGATAATGCCTCAATTAAAACGCCTGGTAACGCCTCGGTATTTGATGGTAGTACAAAAACATCACTTTGTTTTATATATGGATATGGATTTTTTTGATACCCTAAAAAAGCGACTCTATCCTCTATCCCTAAGGATTTAGATAATTCTACTAAGTTCCCTTTTTCATCACCTTCACCAATAATTAATAACTTAACATCATAATTTTTCTGGGTACTACTTACAGCCTCTAACAGTAATCCTATATTTTTTTCTGAAGATAACCTTCCTACAAAAACTATCTTATATTTATTTTTCATTTTCAACTCAATGTCCATCATCGCTTTTAGGGCTATGTCATTATAATTATTGGGATTGTATATCACCTCGAGCTTATCCCCTTTAAAAGGAAGTGGATAAATCTCTTTGACTTTTTCGCTAATATTTTTAGATACACATATTACTTTATCTATATATAGGTATAACTTATTCCCTATTTTTTTATGAATTATTCTTTTTAAAAAATTGGTTGGATTTTTACTCAAATCTGTATGTATCCATGAAATGGATCTGATTCCTAAATATTTATTAATTTTGGCAACTATATACGTCGGATAATACTCAGTATAACCAACAACTAAATCATACCCCTGAAATGTCTGTTTTATCTGCTTCTTACTAAAAAATAGCCTTAGTTTTTTATACGCTCTCAATATGTTGCCATTTCCATTCGAAATACATGATTCAACTCTAATCTCGTTAGGAATCTCATTAAGTAATTCACCATCATTTACAATTAAATATAAAGTAATATCATATTTTTGTTTATCTAATCCTTTTAAATAATCTATTAATGTCTTAGGTCCACCACCTATAGACATATCAGTCATAATAAATAAAATCTTTTTCTTTTTCATAAGTATTCCCTCTAATAAAATCTAGAAAATTCTATACCCTTATTTTTTTATAAAACCCTTTAAGCTTATCATAGCTCCAATATATAAGAGGTATAGATATAATTAAATTCTTAATTTTATATTTTAAAGATTTTTTTTCAAACTTATTATAATAATAACGAAAATCTTCTACTAAATTATAATTAAAACTCCCCTTAATCCCATCACTATATACTGAGTGTAATCCTCTAGAAATATCAATATTGTTAAATTTCGATTCTAAATTTAACAATAACTTCTCTTGATCTCTTATCATTCGTATAAACTTTTGAGGTTCTCTACTTAGCGATCCACTACATAGTCTATAATAAATTAAAGGTTGTTCTATCAAAGCTATCTTATATTTAAAGGCAATTTTCAACCACATTTGATAGTCTTCAAATACATAATCCGAACTATATCCACCTAATTCTTCCAATATAGATTTCCTTAAAAGAACAGAAGGTGCGGGAATAAATGAACCAAAATCAATTAGTTCCTGAAATACATTGCCTTTATATAAATTTTGCTCCTCGCTAAATCTACTAATAATATTATTATTCACGTC
This Bacillus mycoides DNA region includes the following protein-coding sequences:
- a CDS encoding glycosyltransferase yields the protein MKKKKILFIMTDMSIGGGPKTLIDYLKGLDKQKYDITLYLIVNDGELLNEIPNEIRVESCISNGNGNILRAYKKLRLFFSKKQIKQTFQGYDLVVGYTEYYPTYIVAKINKYLGIRSISWIHTDLSKNPTNFLKRIIHKKIGNKLYLYIDKVICVSKNISEKVKEIYPLPFKGDKLEVIYNPNNYNDIALKAMMDIELKMKNKYKIVFVGRLSSEKNIGLLLEAVSSTQKNYDVKLLIIGEGDEKGNLVELSKSLGIEDRVAFLGYQKNPYPYIKQSDVFVLPSNTEALPGVLIEALSLNVPVIASNVGGVNEIVNHMENGILFEKQNKEELVNAMDYIFRDFKNKEKFLYNCTNDLWKFDSKNSFEQIESIFNKEI
- a CDS encoding glycosyltransferase family 2 protein — protein: MSALVSICTPVYNHELYLEDYFKSITKQTYKNIELILINDNSTDNSHRVILEWMNELENRFSRVTYINRTVNKGLIYNCNQAIELSMGEYIYIFASDDMMHETNIEFKVSELERDSEIGLVYSDGFIIKEKASIFDVNNNIISRFSEEQNLYKGNVFQELIDFGSFIPAPSVLLRKSILEELGGYSSDYVFEDYQMWLKIAFKYKIALIEQPLIYYRLCSGSLSREPQKFIRMIRDQEKLLLNLESKFNNIDISRGLHSVYSDGIKGSFNYNLVEDFRYYYNKFEKKSLKYKIKNLIISIPLIYWSYDKLKGFYKKIRV